Proteins from a genomic interval of Rhipicephalus microplus isolate Deutch F79 chromosome 6, USDA_Rmic, whole genome shotgun sequence:
- the LOC119168271 gene encoding translin-associated protein X, translating to MTVPKKPDNTGRNNGGRDRNRRFWRKGPRNGSRKAPEGLRDSGGDSGGDSQPSLEMFRAFRVEMDERNARCRRLLKLGYAVRRECRHIVNLLNLPVSADEREKVLEKVHRRLSELSDLELRGMAAELKGQDYYQYLRVLTVGLQGYVKAVSFFRYLKDDCLVTLDEINSALIFETQAEEPESERALRTDSTGEMSPAKSTEGGGYFSLEVTLIDYLHGVADMALELKRMSVSALGRGDRETPREMCRFLRDLYTGFISCNFLPCQSSWPSRDPGNRTWDLRQNVVEVEKACYAAMLHGPSGGGTQDAEVAAVLSLMEDLAVVDGEHLVEVEGEDLGEVEVENLVEA from the exons ATGACTGTTCCTAAGAAGCCAGATAACACAGGCCGCAATAATGGAG GCCGCGACAGGAATCGGAGGTTCTGGAGGAAAGGTCCACGGAACGGTTCGCGGAAAGCGCCCGAGGGACTGCGGGACTCCGGCGGCGACTCCGGCGGCGACTCCCAGCCGAGTCTGGAGATGTTCCGGGCTTTCCGAGTCGAAATGGACGAACGCAACGCCCGCTGCCGTCGTCTTCTGAAGCTCGGATATGCCGTCCGCAGAGAGTGCAGACACATCGTTAATCTGCTGAATCTTCCCGTGAG TGCCGACGAGCGGGAGAAGGTTCTCGAGAAGGTCCACCGCCGATTGAGCGAGCTGAGCGATTTGGAGCTCCgaggcatggctgccgaactgaAGGGCCAGGACTACTACCAGTACCTGAGGGTGCTCACTGTGG GTCTTCAAGGGTACGTGAAGGCGGTGTCCTTCTTTCGCTACCTAAAAGACGACTGCCTCGTGACGTTGGACGAGATCAACAGCGCTCTGATTTTTGAGACGCAAGCTGAG GAACCGGAAAGCGAAAGAGCCCTTCGCACTGATTCCACCGGGGAGATGTCACCCGCCAAGTCGACTGAAGGTGGCGGCTACTTCTCGCTGGAGGTCACTCTCATCGACTACTTGCACGGCGTCGCAGACATGGCCCTAGAGCTGAAGCGCATGTCGGTGTCCGCGCTGGGACGTGGCGACCGGGAGACACCGCGCGAAATGTGCCGGTTCCTTCGAGACCTGTACACCGGGTTCATCTCCTGCAACTTCCTGCCCTGTCAGAGCTCGTGGCCAAGCCGCGACCCTGGCAACAGGACGTGGGATCTGCGCCAGAACGTGGTCGAAGTCGAGAAGGCCTGCTATGCCGCCATGCTTCACGGCCCCTCTGGTGGGGGGACCCAGGACGCCGAGGTAGCGGCTGTTCTTTCCCTGATGGAAGACCTCGCGGTGGTCGACGGGGAACACCTCGTGGAAGTCGAGGGGGAAGACCTCGGGGAGGTCGAGGTGGAAAACCTCGTAGAGGCTTGA